The sequence below is a genomic window from Rudanella lutea DSM 19387.
GATTTGCGGAGGTGTTCGCGGATTTTGGGCTCCATGGTCTCCATAGCCTTATTGATGGCAGCGACCACCAGATCCTGAAGCATCTCGCGGTCGTCGTTGGAGGTGCCAATCGACTTCACCATGTCCGGATCAATTTCCAGTTTGATTACCTGCTTGAGACCGTTGACGGTGGCCCGAACCATACCCGCCCCCGACTCACCCGTTTCGGTAAGGGTAGAGAGGCTTTGCTGGGCTTCCTGCATTCGGGCCTGAATGTCTTTCATCTTCCCGAACATGTCCATCATATTTCCTAAGTTCCCGAACATATCTTTCTAAAGTTTTCAGTTTAGAGTTTATAGTTTTCAGTTGCTGACGCCTGATTACTCATCCACGCCCCAGCTATACTGTAAACCACAAACAGGTGAACGCTCACCACCAAAACTGTCTTTTACCGAATCAGCAGTACTGAATCTGATTTGACGGTCTTTCTACCCGATCCATCGGTCACCTCAACGCGCCAGACGTAGGTACTCGCCGGAGCGGGTTGCCCGTTGAGGGTGCCATCCCAGCCGTCGTTTTCGTCGGAACTCGTGGTGCTGTAAATCACCGATCCCCAGCGGTCGAAGATAGTCAGCCGGTAGTTGTCGGTGAAAAACCCTTTCGCCTGGAAGCGGTCGTTTTGGCCATCGCCGTTCGGGGTAAAGGCCGTCGGTGCAAAGATACCGGCTTCGAGGTTCAATTCATACGGGTTCGAGCGGCTACTAAACCCATTAGCCGCTGTGGCCACAATCACAAACCGGTACAAGGGCAGGTCGGGGTCGCTGCGGTCGGGCTCAAAATGGGTGTTACTGCCCACCGGTTGCCGGCGCAACACGTTGCCCGTGATCCGGTCAATAATCTCGACCTCGTACTCGACTACGGCAATCGGGCCAAAGGGCGAGTCGGCGGTCCAATCGAGGGCACCCGGCGAATCGGAGCGCAGCCAAATGGTACAGGCCGAAGCCGAGGGGGCCGACTCCTGCCCGCAGGCATTGCGGTACACCACCCGGTAACAATACGCCTGACTACTCGTTTTGGCCGATTTGTCGATAAAAATGGCGTCGTTCGTCGTTTGCCCCACGACATTGAACGGCCCGTTTGGCGAGTCGGCGCGGGAGATGATCGTGGTAAAATTGGTGGTAGCCCCCACGCTCGGCTGTAACGCCTGATACCGAACCGACCCATCACTTTCGACACTCACCCGAATATCGGTCATAGGCTGGGGCGGCTGTCCGTTGGAGCCCGTCACACAGAGCGAGTTCGAAACAAGGGTTGTCACGCCAATCTGTGCCTGTAGCTGATAGCAATAGCGCTCCCCGCATACAATCCCATTGGCATCGGAATACGTACTGGTGTTACGGTTCGAGGCCCCCTGAATAGGCAATGTAAATCCATCTTTGTTAATGCTCCAGCGAAACGTGCCGCTGGTGGTAGCGGTGTACGGAGCCCACGTCAGATCGACCCGGTTAGCGCCCGACTGTGCGTTCAACACCAGGCTGCAATACTCTTCCGTCGAATTCGGGGCCGGGCAATCGCTCGCGGTACGCAGTTGAAAGCACTGGCTCTGGGCGGTGTTAGCCACGATAGTAACGGTTTGGCCGTTCAGGGCCGTTTGGTTGGTAGGCTGAAACGCCCCCCCCGGTCCCCGCTGCCAAATCTGAATAGGCGTGTTGGCCACCCCCCGCACCTGCATTCGGAGCGTGTTGGCATCTACCGTGGTCAGGTTTGTGACCACGGGGGCTGCTGGCGGGGTATCAACGGGGGTTACGGTAAACGTGCTCTGAAGCGCATTGCAATCATCCACATTGAAATATCGCCCGGTAACTTTGATCGTAACCGGATTGGTACTGGTGTACGTATGCTCAATAGCAGGGCCATTTTGGGCCTGTGTTGTGTAGTAATCAATAACGGCCCCATCGCCCCAATCGACCCGAACAGCATCGTACTGGCTGGTGATGTTTGTCAGGGCAAAGCTCAGGGTTGCTTTCCGCCCCGAACAGGAAACAGCCGAAAACGAAATAGGTGAATTGGGCAGTACAGTGACGGTTTCGCACTTAGCCAGAGGAGCATTTGTTCCACCACCACTTCCAATTTGTAGAATAGTGTAAGTGCCGGGTGTAGAACTTGTAGGGAGCGTAACGGTGGAGGTACCTGTCAAGTCGGAGACACCGCCGGTGGTTGGTAAACCGTTGCCATTGTAGCCAAAAATGTACTGGATATTTTTTGCACCAGCTACCGTGTTCGTCACCGAAAAATTGGTGTTGCTATTGGCACATACCCGTGTGCGGTTGAGGGTAAAACCTCCCGCCGTAACGCCGGGCTGCGGCTGGCAATAGTTCTGCGCCAGGGAGATACCTCCGCCAAACCACCCCAGAGCGATAGCGGCCCAGCCCAGTACCTTCAACAACCGGCCCGATACAGCAACGCCGTAAACCGCCCGGTTAAACGCAACCCAACCGGGCGCAAAGCCCCGGTAATCCACAAAGCACCTCACAGAAAGTAACCGTTTGATCGTTATCTAAAATCCGTTTGCTGATGCATTATCAACGCCTTACGGGTCGTTTTAGCGCCCTCCCGAACGTATCTTTGTGGTGAATCGTTAGTTCATCAACAAATTCACTGCTACCAGCCAACTCGCTATGAGCAATAATAATACCAGTAGTGATGAAAATCCGATTCGGCTCGACCGAATTGAGGACGCCATCGCTGCCATCCGTGACGGAAAGATTATCCTCGTCGTTGACGATGAGGACCGTGAGAATGAAGGCGACATGATTTGTGCCGCCGAAAAGATTACGCCCGAAATTGTCAACTTCATGACCAAAGAAGGGCGCGGTCTTATGTGCGCCCCGCTTACGCAGGAACGCTGCGACGAATTGGGCCTTACCATGATGGTTGGCGACAATACCTCGGTGCACACTACTCCGTTTACGGTTTCGGTCGATTTGCTCGGTAACGGCTGTACCACAGGCATTTCGGCTTCTGACCGATCTAAAACCATTCAGGCGCTCGTAGACCCCAACACCCGACCCGAAGATTTGGGCCGCCCCGGGCATATTTTCCCGCTTCGGGCCGTTGAAGGGGGCGTAATCCGGCGGGCCGGCCATACCGAGGCCGCCGTTGATCTGGCCCGGCTGGCGGGTCTGCAACCCGTAGGCGTGCTGATTGAAGTCCTGAACGAAGATGGTACGATGGCCCGGTTGCCGCAACTCCGCGAAATTGCCGACCGTTTCGGTATGGTGCTCGTGAGTATTCAGGATCTGATTGCGTACCGGCTTCGTACGGAGAGCCTTATCCGGCGCGAAATCGGCGTAGACATGCCCACCGAGTGGGGGCACTTCGACCTGATCGCGTTCAAGCAAACCAACACCGACGATACGCACCTGGCCCTGGTGAAAGGGTCCTGGGAGCCGGGCGAGCCCGTGCTGGTGCGTGTACACTCCTCGTGCGTTACGGGCGATATTTTCGGGTCGTGCCGGTGCGACTGCGGGGGGCAACTCCACGCGGCCATGAGTATGGTTGAGCGCGAGGGTAAAGGCGTAGTGCTGTACATGAATCAGGAAGGACGCGGCATCGGCCTGATCAACAAACTAAAGGCGTACAAACTGCAGGAGCTGGGCCGCGATACGGTTGAAGCCAACCTGGAGCTGGGTCTGCCGATGGACGCCCGCGACTACGGCGTGGGTGCACAGATTCTGCGCGACCTTGGCATCAACAAAGTCCGGCTGATCTCAAACAACCCCAAAAAGCGGGCAGGCCTTATGGGCTACGGTATCGAAATCGTAGACTCAGTAGCCATTGAAATCCCGGCCAACCCACACAACGAAGCCTACCTGCGTACCAAGCGCGACAAGATGGGGCACGCGATTCTGAAGGGGTAAGCGTTTTGGTGAAACGTTGCAGAAACATTTACCTGCTACGCGACTCCGAACCAACCAAAAACGATAAACCAGAAGCAATAAACCGAAAATAAATCCCCGAAAACCGGAATCTTCCGGTTTTCGGGGATTTATTTTTTGCCCGACGCAACCACTCTCCATTGCGCTCCGTATTGCCAGATGAACCGGTTCAACTGTCGTATTGCCAACTCACAATCACTGTTGACTATGCATCTTACTATTCCTGGCCGCAGCCTGTTTCTGGCGCTGGCCGTGACTCTTTCCATGATGGCCTGCGATAACGACACTACCGAACCGGTGGGTGCGGTCGATGACGCCAGCGTGAATCTCACCACCACCTCGCTCGGGCCAGTTCTGACGGGCAGTGGCGGCAAAACGCTCTACTTCTTTGCTTCGGATGTGAACGGGGCTTCGGGCTGTACATCGCCCCAGTGCCTCTCCAACTGGGTTACGTTCTATGCCGAACCGAGCGCCCTGCAAGTAGGTACCGGGCTCAGTACAACGGACTTTACCGTGATTAATCGGCCCGATGGGCGGCTCCAGACGGCTTATAAAGGCTGGCCGCTGTATTATTTTAAAAACGATGCCAAAGCGGGCGATGTACTCGGCGACAATGTGGGCGGGGTCTGGATGGCGGCTAAACCCAACTACTCCATCCTGATCGGTAACACCCAACTGGTGGGCCACGACGGCAAAAATTATGTCACCGCCAATACCATAGCCTACACCGAAGGCACCGGCAACACCCTGTATTTGACCGACGCCCGCGGAATGGCCCTGTACGCATTTGCGAATGACCGGAAAAACAAGAATAATTACACCCGGCAAGACTTTAGCAACAATCCCACCTGGCCGCTGTTTGAAGTGCCCGTGTCGGCCCTGGGCGAACTGCCCTCGTCGCTGAAAAAGGCAGACTTTGGCAGCATCACGGTTTTCGGGCGCAACCAGTTGACCTACAAAGGCTGGCCGTTGTATTACTTCGGCGGAGATGGTACCACACGCGGAGCTACCAAAGGGGTTAGTTTTCCCCGGCCCAACGTTTGGCCCATTGTGAATGCCAGTACGCCCGAAGCACCCCTACCCTAATACCCCCCTACCGAAGCAGGCAGTTGGCGCACGGCCGCCTTGCTCGCGGTATAACCGATTAAGAGTAACGACCCGTTTTGATGAACGCTTGATTGAATGGCCAACTCGCCCAACTCACCGGCCCTACCTGACCTGATCGCCCGTTGCCTGCGCAATGAGCGACGGGGCCAGGAACTGCTCTACCGGCAGTTTTACGGGTATGCCATGAGCGTTTGTATGCGGTACACCCAATCGCGGGAAGAAGCCCTGGAAGTACTGAACGACGGGTTTCTGAAGGTGTTTACCCGGCTCGATGGATTCGACACCAACCTGCCGTTTAAGGGTTGGCTCCGCCGGATTCTGATCAATACAGCCGTTGACCACTACCGGGCGTCGGTACGCCATCAGCACGAAGATATTGGCGAAGCGGGGCAGGTATCGACCGACATGGCCGATGCCTATAGCCAGCTCGCCCACGAAGAATTGATTGCACTCATTCAACAACTGTCGCCGGCTTACCGGCTGGTGTTTAACCTGTACGTGATTGACGGATTTAGCCACGACGAAATAGCGGGGCAACTTGGGATTTCGGTGGGCGCATCGAAGTCGAACTTAGCCAGAGCGCGGGAAAACCTGCGGGCCATGATTCAAAAAAAAGCGAACGATGAGTATGCAAGAGCAACCCGATAACGACGCGGCCTTCGACGGCCTCGACCGGCTCTTCAGAAAGTCAGCTGAAGAGTTTGAGCCCCCGTATGACCCTGCCGCCTGGACAAGCATGAGCGCCCAGCTCGACGAACGCGACCGAATTGCGGGATGGGGCAGGTTGCTGCGCTGGAGCCTGGGTCTGTTGGGCCTCCTTCTGCTTCTGAGCGGGGGCTGGTACAGCTACCGGCAGGCCCAGACCGAACTCCCAAACCCGCCCAGACAAGGGGCAGCCCCCCGATTGCCGGTTGGAGCAGCGGCTTCGGGCGGGCAGCCCCTTGCCCGGGTATCTTCGGCGTCGCAGCCGGTAACAGAGCCATCCGCCATTCGGACCGGAACAAACAAGCCCACTGGTAGCGAGACGGGGTTATCGGCGGCTAAACCTGCCGAACCTGTGCTACCAGCCCTGGCAACGGCCACCAACAGCCCGGCAGGCGTAACGTTACGCCCAACGCAGGCTACGAACCCGACGCCAAACCGACCGTTGACCGGACGACAAAAAACAGCGCCCGGAGCCGATGATCAACATACAGCCATCAACCTTCGGGAGC
It includes:
- a CDS encoding YbaB/EbfC family nucleoid-associated protein, which encodes MFGNLGNMMDMFGKMKDIQARMQEAQQSLSTLTETGESGAGMVRATVNGLKQVIKLEIDPDMVKSIGTSNDDREMLQDLVVAAINKAMETMEPKIREHLRKSTEGLLPNIPGMDLGNMMP
- a CDS encoding RNA polymerase sigma factor encodes the protein MANSPNSPALPDLIARCLRNERRGQELLYRQFYGYAMSVCMRYTQSREEALEVLNDGFLKVFTRLDGFDTNLPFKGWLRRILINTAVDHYRASVRHQHEDIGEAGQVSTDMADAYSQLAHEELIALIQQLSPAYRLVFNLYVIDGFSHDEIAGQLGISVGASKSNLARARENLRAMIQKKANDEYARATR
- a CDS encoding bifunctional 3,4-dihydroxy-2-butanone-4-phosphate synthase/GTP cyclohydrolase II; the protein is MSNNNTSSDENPIRLDRIEDAIAAIRDGKIILVVDDEDRENEGDMICAAEKITPEIVNFMTKEGRGLMCAPLTQERCDELGLTMMVGDNTSVHTTPFTVSVDLLGNGCTTGISASDRSKTIQALVDPNTRPEDLGRPGHIFPLRAVEGGVIRRAGHTEAAVDLARLAGLQPVGVLIEVLNEDGTMARLPQLREIADRFGMVLVSIQDLIAYRLRTESLIRREIGVDMPTEWGHFDLIAFKQTNTDDTHLALVKGSWEPGEPVLVRVHSSCVTGDIFGSCRCDCGGQLHAAMSMVEREGKGVVLYMNQEGRGIGLINKLKAYKLQELGRDTVEANLELGLPMDARDYGVGAQILRDLGINKVRLISNNPKKRAGLMGYGIEIVDSVAIEIPANPHNEAYLRTKRDKMGHAILKG
- a CDS encoding COG4315 family predicted lipoprotein, producing MHLTIPGRSLFLALAVTLSMMACDNDTTEPVGAVDDASVNLTTTSLGPVLTGSGGKTLYFFASDVNGASGCTSPQCLSNWVTFYAEPSALQVGTGLSTTDFTVINRPDGRLQTAYKGWPLYYFKNDAKAGDVLGDNVGGVWMAAKPNYSILIGNTQLVGHDGKNYVTANTIAYTEGTGNTLYLTDARGMALYAFANDRKNKNNYTRQDFSNNPTWPLFEVPVSALGELPSSLKKADFGSITVFGRNQLTYKGWPLYYFGGDGTTRGATKGVSFPRPNVWPIVNASTPEAPLP
- a CDS encoding T9SS type B sorting domain-containing protein, which translates into the protein MRCFVDYRGFAPGWVAFNRAVYGVAVSGRLLKVLGWAAIALGWFGGGISLAQNYCQPQPGVTAGGFTLNRTRVCANSNTNFSVTNTVAGAKNIQYIFGYNGNGLPTTGGVSDLTGTSTVTLPTSSTPGTYTILQIGSGGGTNAPLAKCETVTVLPNSPISFSAVSCSGRKATLSFALTNITSQYDAVRVDWGDGAVIDYYTTQAQNGPAIEHTYTSTNPVTIKVTGRYFNVDDCNALQSTFTVTPVDTPPAAPVVTNLTTVDANTLRMQVRGVANTPIQIWQRGPGGAFQPTNQTALNGQTVTIVANTAQSQCFQLRTASDCPAPNSTEEYCSLVLNAQSGANRVDLTWAPYTATTSGTFRWSINKDGFTLPIQGASNRNTSTYSDANGIVCGERYCYQLQAQIGVTTLVSNSLCVTGSNGQPPQPMTDIRVSVESDGSVRYQALQPSVGATTNFTTIISRADSPNGPFNVVGQTTNDAIFIDKSAKTSSQAYCYRVVYRNACGQESAPSASACTIWLRSDSPGALDWTADSPFGPIAVVEYEVEIIDRITGNVLRRQPVGSNTHFEPDRSDPDLPLYRFVIVATAANGFSSRSNPYELNLEAGIFAPTAFTPNGDGQNDRFQAKGFFTDNYRLTIFDRWGSVIYSTTSSDENDGWDGTLNGQPAPASTYVWRVEVTDGSGRKTVKSDSVLLIR